The sequence GCAGAGCTATGCGTTAACACGTCTTTATTGAACGGAAGATTAGGTAGAATTAatagaaatgaaaattttattaatcaTGACATATTGCGTTTCTAACAATTAAGATGCTATTAGAAACATGATCGGTTGCCAACTCAACACCTCCGCTCAACCGAATAGTCCCAGCTTGTTCCGTAGATATTTGAACGGTCCTAAGTTAGCTAGGCCCTGTGTGAAAAGATCAGCGACTTGCTCGGATGTTGGCTTGTAGAGTGTTTTGAAGAAACCTTCATGAATGTTCTCTCGAACAAAGTTGTATCGAATGTCGATAtcacagataaacagacgtctcacttagaacaaaatgcaatcaaaatcatcgtcatgaaaacattatcgcccaatgctaaatacCCTGTGTGTggtcaagcggcaaccagatggcgttagtgagcaaacgtcaaacacaaacaaaaccgatagaagcgccatcggtggccgatcgaccacctacaaaaaattgaatccaccgttaaaaagctgaacgatggaacatgtgttgagtgagacgtctgtttctctgtggtcgATATGTTTCATTCGTTTGTGATTCTTTGGTTCTTCAGCAATCCGGATGCAAGCTTGATTGTCCTCGAACAGTGGTATTGGTTGAATGAATGCAACTCCGGCGTCGGCGTATCTTATAAGCGGCTGTACTTCTTTTTCCTGACGATAAACCAAACATAGATTGATGGTTCCTTTCAGGTAGCGTAATATACGTTTCAAGTGACACCAGTGGACATCAGATGGAGCAGATTGAAATTTGCTAAAGAAATTCACAGCAGCACTTATGTCTGGTCGCGATGTAAGTGCCAAATACGTCAAACAACCTATAAGTTCCCTGTACGGCTTGGTAGTTAGTTCTTGATGTTTTCTACTTTCAAATTTCAGATTAGGTTCCAACGGAGTTGCCACTGGTTTGCAGTCAACCATGCCGAACTTTTGAAGCAGATCAGTAATATATTTAGGTTGGCTTATTTTCATGGATCTCACCCATATCGGACATCTCGAACTGCTTTGAACGTTTCCGCTTGAATCTATGCACAAGGTCTATTGCGTCTGAGACAAGGATGGTATCATCGACATACAGTACGGTCCTCAAGTAGTACAAACAGGTGTCCACTCCGGAGCGCTTGAAACCGAGCTTTGTTACAAAGGTATGGAATCGATCATTCCAGCTCCTCGGGGCTTGCTTTAGGCCATACAGTGCTTTCTTGAGACGACAAACGAGGCTTGGATTCTTGCAATCGAGACCTTCCGGCTGCCGCATAAATATTTCTTCCTTCAGGTTTCCGTTGAGGAAAGTAGTTCGAACGTCCATCTGGTACCCCTTCTCGTTCGCCTGCGCCAAAAGTGTCCTCACAGTGGTGATTTTAGCTACAGGTGCGTACGTCTCATTAAAATCGAACCCTTTCCGTTGCAAATAGCCTGTTGCAACCAACCTCGCTTTGAAGCGATCAACATTTCCAGCTTCACCTTGAAAATCCATTTGCATTCAACAAGGTGTTTTCCCGCAGGCTTCAGAACGAGTTCCCACATGTCGTTCTTCCGTTCTTCACTCTATAGCTGTTTTCCAATGATCCCAGTCGCTTCTTCAGTTCTTCAATGATTGTTGGTAAGTCCTCAACGAACGCCTCCGCATTCAATGCGTAAGCCATTATTAAGCATCGCCATCAGTTGGTGAATTTTGAGAAGAACCTACGAAACATTCACTGCCAGTATTTGTTTCAAAACTTTtaataaaatcaaaaaacttaCCAGGAATTTTGCGCTCCCGTTCGCTTTGCCTTGTGGATGCTACTGCAGGGCAGTTTCCACTATCTGATTGCGAAGGGAGCGCGCCGGTTGCTTCCTCATACTCTTCATCGTCGGCAGATTCGTTTTCCCTGACCGATTCGATCTCGGGTAAAGCTGGATCCAGAGGAACAGCACTGACTTCATCCACAATAGATTCGCCATCGTCGTTTTCCGATTCGTAGAACACACGTTCTGGTTCATGTCTCTTCATCACTTTCTTCCTTTCGTCGAAGATGATATCACGGGATGTGAAAACTGTTTGCTTCTTCGCATCCCAAATTCTGTATCCGTTAGTTTTGTATCCTACCATTAAATTCTTTTCGCTACTTGGATCCAATTTTCCATGCTTCTGCTTCGGCACCCAGGTGAAGACAGTTGAACCGAAAACACGCATCCTATCTACGTGCGGCTTTCTTTTGTACCACATTTCATATGGtgtctttctttcttttagAGCAGCAGCTGTTGGACTTCGATTCATAATATAGGCAGCAGTGAGGACAGCTTCACCCCACATACCCTTCGGCAAACTAGAATCTTGCAGCATGGATCGAGACCTGTCTAACAGAGTGAGATTTAGGCGCTCCGCCACACCATTCTGCTGCGGACTATACGGAACGGTTGTCTCCATACAAATACCTTCCGTGCGGCAAAACTTCTTGGACGATTTTCCAGTATACTCCCCGCCATTGTCACATCGGAGTCTCGACACCCGTGTGCCTAAGAAAGACGTTACCTGTGCACAAAACTGCTCAAATTTTTCCTGCACCTCATCCTTCGATTCGAGCAAATAGACCATCGTAAAATGGCTATAGTCGTCCATGAATGACACATAATAGCGCTTACCATTCCACGTTACAGGAATGAACGGCCCACACACGTCAGCGTGGATGAGGTCCAACGGTCTAGATGAACGTCTATCTACTGCGTTGTTGAACGGCTGTCTCGTTTGCCTGCCTGTCAAGCAAATTTCACACAAACACTGATCAGGCCAATCTTGAATTTTGGATTCCGTCTTGATCATCTGATGCTTCCATAGGTTCCTCAGGTTTGTTTCCGCCAGGTGGCTATACCGTCGATGCCGTCAAAGCTTTCATTCTTCGTTGTCATTGCCCTTGCTGAATTCTTGTTGTCACGGTAACAAATATCCAAAGCATATAGTTGGCCTGATCTGTGCCCCACGCACACTACTTGCTTATCCTTCTCGATGGTCACTTTTCCTCCAGCAATCGTTACTCGCATCCCGTTGTCTTCCAGCCGACGGACGGAAAACAGATTGCACTGCAACTCAGGCGCGTACAGAACATCTTTAATTACCGATGGTCGCCCCTTGCCATCGACCACCATATTCACACGGATAGTGTCGATGATTTGTCCGCACTTGGCCACTGAAATCAACACTTTCCGAACCAGCGGATGCAGTTCATCGAACAGACTCTTGTCTTTTACCATGTGATCTGTCGCGCCCGAATCTAGAAACCACTCGATTCGCTTGCTTGATATTGTAGTAGGCGCCAAGAATACACCGTTGCCCGTGGTAGTAACGAACGAAATTTCACTTTCGCATGTGGCATGTGCCTTAGCTTTAAACTTGCGGTTAACCTTTGCATTCAATTTTGAATTCCTTTCGCGGTTCTTATCTGTCGGTCGGTAATCGGGACACTCTATGCGCTTATGACCGAATCTTCCACACTCGTAGCATTTAAAACCGCCGTTCTTTCCAGGAAACGCCGACTCACCAGTGTTAACTTCTGAGTGATTCATTTGGTTCGCTCTTTTGGCTGATTCGTCTAACAACCGCTTTTAACGTATTCTAGTGTTAGCTGGTCCGGTTGGATGGTTTCCAAAGCCGTAATTAAAGCATCGTACGTTTTCGGCAGGGACAACAATAACGACAAACGACATCTTCCTCCTCGATTTTGACATCGGCTGCTTTCATTTCTCGTAGCACTTTCTCGAACTTCAGCAGGTACACTTTGACCGCATCGTAGCTCTTGAAACTGCTTCTTCAAGAACAGCTTCCCGGCGATTCCGACACGTTCAAACAAGTTCTTTAGAGCGTCCCATGCTTCTTTAGctgtctttttgtctttcacATAGTCCAACTGATCCTCTGCTATACGATGAATTAGTAAGTTTTTGCACTTCCGGTCTCTAGCCTTGCGCTCGTCGAGTTTTTGCCGCCTTGACAGCCGCAAGCCGACAACCGAAGAAACACTTCTGGGAGCTCCTTCGCGTAATCCTCGTCCTCAATGGCATTCTCCAGACAGTCCAGCAGATTCTTGTCCTCCATCAAAACTTCTATCCGAAATTGCTTCCATCGAACAGCCACAGCTTTTCTTCTCCCATTCTATCGTgtattacttaatttttaaaaaatactgggcccataacctaatAAAATAGGCAGAGCTATGCGTTAACACGTCTTTATTTAACGGAAGATTAGGTAGAATTaacagaaatgaaaatttttattaATCATGGCATATAGCGTTTCTAACAATTAAGTTGCTATTAGAGACATGATCGGTTGCCAACTCAACACCAACTCGCACCtaacgctcaaacactccgaaagctctccgatcagcctcctttaacgtccatgtttcatggccgtataaagccgtcggaagaatcagagtagtatacagcgcgaattttgtcttcgattgcagactacgggacttaagctaattacgaagtccgtaataagacCTATTTGCAGctacaatacgccttttcacctcgcgcgtaacatcattatcgcacgtcactaatgttccaagatactcaaattcttccaccacttcaaatttttcaccatccagcaccatttcgctaccaccaccactaatgaacccacgttgattgccagcgaccatgtacttcgttttgctggtattgatcgtgagtccaatccttgATGTCtctctcttaaaaggcacaaaagcctcttccacggaacGGCGATCAATCcagataatatcgatatcgtccgcaaatcccatgagcatatgcgatcttgtgataatggtaccgcttctttgcacaccagcgcTCCGAATCGcctcctcgagcgctatattgaacagtagattcgagagtgcatcaccctgcttcaatccatctaaagtAACAAATGTTGTCGATATTTCATTCGCAAcccttatggaacgtacacacggtcaagcagtttgaccaacattgactccacctctcgtttattccaacatccatcaagttttaccaacagcggcacaaacaatcaatttattcgaccaacaatgtcacacgaacgaccgaactgccgtaatctggaaaagtgacgtatacgccattttccaaaaatggtgttaacgagtagtacacatcgagctctttaacagaaaaatggaaaacatgtatgttgtaatttggcgcatacgtcacttttcagattacggcagcgaagtgccaacttgagcaccaaccatcaaaaaataataggggggtttgtgcaacttcaatacaaatgttcaaacatgttcggcgaaccttgactccacccccgacaaatcaaaccaaaatcaaaacgttttaattttttccaaccgagctgcCAAcggtcaaatggttgttcgaacaacttcacacacgttccaacaaagcagcaaccgaagcgttttcttgggggcggagtcaatgttcgtcaaactgcttgactggtgtgtacgttgcttaATGCAAGTCAagcacaccagtcaagcagtttgacgaacattgactccgcccccaagaaaacgcttcggttgctgctttgtttgagcgtgtgtgaagttgttcgaacaaccatttgacagttggtggCTCGgctggaaaaaaattaaaacggtttgattttggtttgagttctcgggggtggagtcaaggttcgccgaacatgtttgagcatttgtagtgaagttgcacaaacccccatatatatttgatggttggtgcttgAGTTgatgcttcggtcgttcgtgtgtgatattgttggtcgaataaattgattgttcgtgtcgctgttcgtaaaacttgatggatgtttgaataaacgagaggtggagtcaatgttggtcaaactgcttgaccgtgtgtacgttccattacacTTGATTCCAATCCGTCCAACAAAAACGCTTTCTCAGTCGATAGCCAACCAGTGCACACGTTAGACGTATTTCTCTTGCTCCCTCTTATTTGCGAAAAAACTATAGTGGTTGACTTTAGCGTCCTCCCTATTCGTCCAGACGCTAGTGAGGTTCAGCAATTTTTGGAGAAAGGAATTAATATCCAATATACGGATGTTACGAGTATACAGTTACATAATAGTCGTAACTGTGTGCTAATTGAAATGAAGGACAAAGAAACTGCTTTGCGCTACCAAGCTGAGCATAATGGAAAGAGATCAATGCTTTGTGCGGGGAAAGAATTTCGAATCCCGGTGTATATTGATTGTGAGGCTGTGTTCGTCCGCTTGCACGACCTCCCTCCTTCAATGAGCGATACTACCATCAGTGATTGTATGTTAAAATATGGGGAGGTAATCTCCATTAGAAATGAGACGTGGAAGCATTATTTCCCTGGAATATTAAACGGTGTGCGAGTTCTCAGGATGAATCTACTGTGACACATACCTTCGTTCATTTCCATATGCGTAACTAGAGTTCTAGGGGGGCCATGGCCTCAGCAaggatatatttttttaaaagtttattagtgtttttttttaattctagctCTCAGCAACAGGAGAGGAGACATTTctcaaaattttaatgtttaatataTTGGAACAATATCCGCTTCTTCCTGTCTCTTGATATGGAGCCTGTGTTACGTTCGATAGGTTTGAGCAATGACGATACGGTACGAAGCGGTCTCCCAAACATCAGTTTAGCGGGATTTTTGCCACTCAAGTCGCTGGATGGAGTCGAACGGTATACGTGCAAAAAGGTGCTGAGTGAGTGCTTCTTCCAATTCTTCTCCTCCCGACCGAATTTTGCCAAGACTTCTCTTCAGGATATCCACGAATCTTTCGGCTAACCCGTTTGATTGTGGCTGGTATGGTGCGATTGAAATTCATGGCTCGAAAAATGAGTACCTACCATTGTATTTTTAATGTACCTTTACAACAActgtataaataaatttaaaagaaatacTTAAATTTGGGAGCCCCTTTCTGTccactatttttattattttagtcaCTATTAGTGACTTTTAATCCCTACAACCGCTACTAGCTCTGAATGGATTATTAGTGCCAATTTTTCTTTTAGATCTGGTGTAGGAGCAACCGCCCACTAATCGTATCATATTTTATTCTAGCTTGGACCAATATGAAAATCACTCGTGAACTGGAGGAACGAGCTCGAATGGACGAAATTTCTTTTCAGAAAGCAGGCAAGGGACCGTTAGTAAAGACCTACAAATATGACCCAACTACACCACGGCCCAGTAACAGCAACACCATCAGTGCAAAGAAACGGTAGACCTGCAAGCCTTTTGAACGAACTACTGTgtaatattgtattaaaaatgccaagaataaaataaaaacaagtaGTGTATTATTTTCCATAAACCGTCATAGCTTAAAACGAAACACCCCATTCCCCAACGCGGTCCTCACTGCATCGGAACTGCAATGCACTGGTTGATAACTTCAATCAGATGCGAGTTCTCGAGGGCGGCGGCAACCCGTTCCTTATCGGCCAGCTGTTTGTTGACGGCATTCTCCGAAGCGTGCGTTCCCGGGTTGATCTCCACCGAAACTTTGAATCGCGGGGGCAACGCTCGCAGCAACTTGACCCGTATGGAGAGTCCAATCAATGTCGCCATGCTGCAGTGCGGTATCGTCGGGGTGAATAGCACTCTGACGGTGTTCTTTTCGTTGTCCACCTTAATCAGGCTCTGCTCCAGCACATGCAGCTCTTCCAGCGTTAGCGGATGCTCCGGGTCGTTGATGTTGCGAATGATATCTGCGGATTTATGTTTCATATTTGATTAATAATACAGAATTGATTTGATACTCGAATGAGGCAAGAATTAACTTTGCTAAATTtact comes from Armigeres subalbatus isolate Guangzhou_Male chromosome 2, GZ_Asu_2, whole genome shotgun sequence and encodes:
- the LOC134209571 gene encoding MIP18 family protein galla-2-like isoform X2: MTELENINPHVYRKCEDRRLTKDDENDDVVDLFDEREIFDIIRNINDPEHPLTLEELHVLEQSLIKVDNEKNTVRVLFTPTIPHCSMATLIGLSIRVKLLRALPPRFKVSVEINPGTHASENAVNKQLADKERVAAALENSHLIEVINQCIAVPMQ
- the LOC134209571 gene encoding MIP18 family protein galla-2-like isoform X1; translated protein: MVLAPAMKMSVAMTELENINPHVYRKCEDRRLTKDDENDDVVDLFDEREIFDIIRNINDPEHPLTLEELHVLEQSLIKVDNEKNTVRVLFTPTIPHCSMATLIGLSIRVKLLRALPPRFKVSVEINPGTHASENAVNKQLADKERVAAALENSHLIEVINQCIAVPMQ